From Apium graveolens cultivar Ventura chromosome 9, ASM990537v1, whole genome shotgun sequence, the proteins below share one genomic window:
- the LOC141686079 gene encoding uncharacterized protein LOC141686079 gives MSLLSWNCHGLGTPWAFQFLKEITLQKKPDFVFLSEIICKRGTVERLQRAIGFEGMVVVESQGHSGGVAFLWRNQQEVTLRSYSKNHVDTIIHTNNNNPFRVTGVYGEPDRSKRHETWQLIRNLSSNNTHPWVLIGDMNNVCSQIDKKGGRPYPDSLIQGFLQVLDDCSLIDMELQGYQYTWERGAGTADWIEVRLDRALATSEFMYMFKDVILSNLEVSTSDHCPLLLEFYKVHQISHPKRFRFENAWLREPMCKQLVEDVWFRNQGRSFYEKLTECADVLSEWGKEITGSFKNRTREYIRKIKALRGRRDDYSVTCLKDYQEKLAEVYAQQEAFWKQRSKQHWLKAGDQNSKFFHAAAENRRNVNKIRWLKNNEGQLVDWDSGLQTVMIDYFTSLFTASNTEWSYVIAAFRPGSQMSRT, from the coding sequence ATGAGTCTTTTGAGCTGGAATTGCCATGGGCTTGGGACCCCATGGGCTTTTCAATTCCTTAAGGAGATAACTCTCCAAAAGAAACCCGATTTTGTTTTTCTGAGTGAAATTATTTGTAAGCGTGGCACAGTCGAAAGATTACAGCGAGCTATAGGGTTTGAAGGTATGGTAGTTGTTGAGTCGCAAGGTCATAGTGGAGGCGTGGCTTTTCTGTGGAGAAATCAACAAGAAGTGACATTGAGGTCGTATAGCAAAAATCATGTTGATACTATTATCCATacgaataataataatccttTCAGAGTTACAGGAGTGTATGGGGAACCTGACAGAAGCAAGAGGCATGAAACTTGGCAACTTATTCGAAATTTATCTTCCAACAATACTCATCCGTGGGTTCTCATTGGAGATATGAATAATGTTTGTTCTCAGATTGATAAGAAGGGAGGTAGACCATATCCGGATAGCCTTATCCAAGGTTTTCTTCAAGTTTTGGATGACTGCAGTCTTATAGACATGGAACTCCAAGGTTACCAGTATACGTGGGAAAGAGGAGCTGGCACCGCTGATTGGATAGAGGTTCGCCTTGATCGAGCATTGGctacatcagagtttatgtatATGTTTAAAGATGTCATTCTTTCAAACTTAGAAGTATCAACCTCGGATCATTGTCCTCTTCTTCTTGAGTTTTACAAAGTTCATCAAATCTCTCATCCGAAAAGATTTCGATTTGAGAACGCCTGGCTCCGGGAGCCCATGTGCAAGCAATTAGTCGAGGATGTTTGGTTCAGAAATCAGGGTCGTTCTTTCTATGAGAAATTAACTGAGTGTGCAGATGTTTTATCCGAATGGGGAAAAGAAATTACTGGAAGTTTTAAAAATCGAACTCGGGAGTACATCAGGAAAATTAAAGCTCTAAGAGGGAGACGAGATGATTATTCTGTAACGTGCTTGAAAGATTACCAGGAAAAGCTAGCTGAAGTATACGCTCAACAAGAGGCTTTTTGGAAGCAACGATCTAAACAACATTGGCTCAAAGCGGGTGATCAAAATTCTAAGTTCTTTCATGCAGCTGCAGAAAATCGACGGAATGTGAACAAAATTAGATGGCTGAAAAATAACGAAGGCCAGTTGGTTGATTGGGATTCAGGCCTTCAAACAGTGATGATTGACTATTTCACTAGTCTGTTTACAGCCTCGAATACAGAATGGAGTTATGTTATTGCTGCGTTCAGGCCAGGATCACAGATGAGCAGAACATGA